Proteins encoded together in one Bactrocera neohumeralis isolate Rockhampton unplaced genomic scaffold, APGP_CSIRO_Bneo_wtdbg2-racon-allhic-juicebox.fasta_v2 cluster11, whole genome shotgun sequence window:
- the LOC126766053 gene encoding uncharacterized protein LOC126766053, whose amino-acid sequence MGVAYVNVTLDRNFLRFIIQYTEQNGTILHFAKGNNVTDCGDKIVPIRNCTNTFTKIFYKKLLFTACAQQLHSGGTAHCNTRPSHLKPLEVIDDGIIILNYVTAFIKMDNSSGKNIHGTFLVTFDEEGEINGSLFSNMKNIVGRHHSSATSAFFNITGHQEILSLSYLQRFNSKNLQHIGDIDKKLTSRPATFSVTNPFIVAIEDDDIASTSAAAVTCPDATTIQQWNIVKMVNYLGSHELCAAFAEVYGLLPKSRLCTIHKTKMALDKRHPVRYFKCSRGNCRTKSLISRAAGTWFEGVKLSFPHVFYLMYCFAHRFTREDIYRENYASVGKKLSSATMSDWYSYCRKAVVIFQLDHQEFKGKIGGPGKVLQIDESKFGKRKYSRGRRVEGHWVLGMIEDGSEDLRQEVCPDNVRSAEVLIPLIRKNVLEGITIRTDFWRAYECLPEYGYIHKKVNHSDPGNPFIAEDGTHTQRIESHWRVVKRFFYKDNYNNPANCADVIVEFLWRREIQKKNTDPFISLLGVI is encoded by the exons ATGGGAGTAGCATACGTCAATGTAACACTAGATCGTAATTTCCTACGTTTCATAATTCAATATACTGAACAAAACGGTACAATACTACATTTCGCAAAAGGTAACAACGTCACAGATTGCGGCGATAAAATCGTGCCAATTCGAAATTGCACCAACACATTCACGAAGATTTTCTACAAGAAATTACTCTTCACCGCTTGTGCTCAACAACTACACTCCGGTGGCACGGCGCATTGCAATACCCGTCCCAGCCACCTAAAACCGTTGGAAGTAATAGACGATGGTATCatcattttaaattatgtaactGCTTTTATTAAAATGGACAACAGTTCCGGAAAAAACATCCATGGCACATTTCTGGTGACATTCGATGAAGAAGGTGAAATAAATGGGTCTCTATTCTCAAATATGAAGAATATTGTTGGACGACACCACAGCTCAGCGACATCGGCGTTCTTTAATATCACTGGTCATCAAGAAATTCTGAGTCTATCATACCTACAAAGGTTTAACAGCAAGAATCTACAACACATTGGAGACATAGATAAAAAGCTGACATCAAGGCCAGCAACGTTCAGCGTGACCAACCCCTTCATTGTAGCTATTGAAG atgatgATATTGCATCCACGAGTGCTGCAGCAGTAACGTGTCCTGATGCTACCACAATACAGCAGTGGAATATAGTGAAAATGGTCAACTACTTGGGCTCACATGAATTGTGTGCAGCATTTGCCGAGGTATACGGTCTGTTGCCAAAAAGCCGGCTTTGTACCATTCACAAAACCAAAATGGCATTGGACAAACGCCACCCAGTAAGATACTTTAAATGCTCTAGGGGCAATTGTAGGACGAAGTCCCTTATTTCAAGGGCAGCGGGCACGTGGTTTGAAGGCGTCAAATTAAGCTTTCCCCACGTGTTTTACCTAATGTATTGCTTCGCCCACCGCTTTACGCGGGAAGATATTTATAGGGAGAATTATGCGAGCGTGGGAAAGAAATTGTCATCTGCCACTATGTCCGACTGGTATAGCTACTGCAGGAAAGCGGTAGTTATATTTCAGTTAGACCACCAAGAATTCAAAGGGAAGATTGGTGGTCCAGGTAAGGTATTGCAGATTGACGAAAGTAAATTCGGGAAACGGAAATACagtcg aggaAGACGCGTAGAAGGGCATTGGGTGCTGGGTATGATAGAGGATGGCAGTGAGGACCTCAGACAGGAGGTATGCCCTGACAATGTGCGTTCCGCTGAGGTCCTCATCCCTCTTATTCGTAAAAATGTACTAGAAGGAATAACCATAAGGACAGATTTTTGGCGCGCATATGAATGCCTCCCTGAATATGGTTAcatccataaaaaggttaaccATAGCGACCCTGGGAATCCATTCATCGCCGAGGATGGCACACACACCCAAAGAATCGAGTCCCATTGGCGTGTAGTGaagagatttttttataaagacaaCTATAATAATCCGGCAAACTGTGCTGATGTTATAGTAGAGTTTTTATGGAGGCgggaaatccaaaaaaaaaatacagacccatttatttctttactgggtgttatt